The following proteins are co-located in the Desulfobacterales bacterium genome:
- a CDS encoding pyridoxamine 5'-phosphate oxidase family protein, giving the protein MRDNSQVWQRLTDLFAGQKLAVVSTNQPDGHPYASLVAFVASEDLKCMYFATSRATRKYANLQKDGRTAMLVNNSRNQSSDFYQAMAATGIGHSVELSDDAAQAARQRYIERHPYLEDFVKSPSCAFFQVTLKTYYLVENFQNVTEVHL; this is encoded by the coding sequence ATGCGGGACAACAGTCAGGTGTGGCAGCGGCTCACCGACCTATTTGCCGGACAGAAACTGGCCGTCGTATCGACGAATCAGCCCGACGGCCATCCCTATGCCAGTCTGGTTGCATTCGTGGCATCCGAGGATCTAAAGTGCATGTATTTTGCCACCTCAAGGGCCACCCGAAAATACGCCAATCTTCAAAAAGATGGCCGAACGGCCATGCTTGTTAATAACAGCCGCAATCAATCGTCAGATTTTTATCAGGCCATGGCGGCTACCGGCATCGGCCATTCAGTGGAACTCTCAGACGATGCGGCACAAGCGGCGCGGCAGCGATATATTGAACGGCATCCCTATCTCGAAGATTTTGTCAAATCCCCGTCCTGCGCATTTTTTCAGGTGACCCTGAAGACTTACTATTTGGTTGAAAACTTTCAGAATGTGACGGAGGTCCATCTTTAA
- a CDS encoding PEP/pyruvate-binding domain-containing protein yields MKWVIPAAELTPADRSRVGGKAYMLSLLDKGGFAIPKTLCIPIEAYSAYIDQTGLRERIQAELFRKDFSEMRWEEMWDCALRIRHMVSKKPLPEEMAEEISSAVTAAFGDRPVALRSSAADEDTAAHSFAGIHESYINIKGADEILTHLRKVWASLWSDAALLYRREIGLDVQTSAMAVVIQEVINGECSGIVFTRNPADKRQAVVEAVHGLNQALVDGAVEPDRWIFDRKTKKMVTHTAAKREQWMRPAGTGVLLEDLPSAKTGMPPLDMEDAAGVFLNSLSIESFFQAPQDIEWTRDHHSLVFLQARPITAASEKGAGDDRAWYLSLRRTYDNLRALWTKIETELVPGMIDAAEKLAETDLAAFSTDALAEEIKRRKAVYDKWHAVYWADFIPFAHGMRLFGEIYNDIIQPEDPYEFVNILSAGELMSLDRNRHLETLSNMVRSNPSLADALKIGDESSFPREFAEVLADFNHRFGDVSCGMTDASGCQPDPGMMYRLLLNMAEKPSAERPSGPSASTPAERASQFVALFPGAGSVSAQDLLDLARASYRMRDDDNIYLGRIEARLYAAVNEGKDRLAGASGPTDNPGTQALKDALKEVATHEKPAQEVSAGAVEGHIRPRQLRGQPAGPGFARGTARVVLTVADLENFKPGDIMVCDAVEPNMTFIVPLVGAIVERRGGMLIHGAIIAREYGLPCVTGISGATRVIRTGDRITVDGYLGIVTIMSGD; encoded by the coding sequence ATGAAATGGGTCATTCCGGCAGCCGAGCTTACGCCGGCGGACCGCAGCCGCGTGGGCGGCAAGGCCTATATGCTCTCCCTGCTGGATAAAGGCGGATTCGCGATTCCCAAAACTCTTTGCATTCCCATAGAGGCGTATTCGGCATATATCGATCAAACCGGCTTGCGGGAGCGGATTCAGGCGGAGCTTTTTCGAAAAGATTTTTCGGAAATGCGCTGGGAAGAGATGTGGGACTGCGCGCTGCGCATCCGGCACATGGTTTCCAAAAAGCCGCTGCCCGAGGAAATGGCCGAGGAGATATCATCCGCGGTGACAGCGGCTTTTGGCGACCGCCCGGTCGCCCTGCGGTCGTCGGCAGCGGATGAAGATACGGCGGCCCATTCATTTGCGGGCATTCATGAGTCCTACATCAATATCAAGGGGGCTGATGAAATCTTGACCCATCTTCGCAAGGTGTGGGCCTCCCTATGGTCAGATGCGGCATTGCTCTACCGCCGGGAAATCGGCCTGGATGTTCAGACCAGTGCCATGGCCGTGGTCATCCAGGAAGTGATCAACGGGGAGTGTTCCGGCATCGTTTTTACCCGAAATCCGGCAGATAAACGGCAGGCGGTGGTCGAAGCGGTACACGGGTTGAACCAGGCCCTTGTGGACGGCGCTGTTGAGCCGGACCGGTGGATCTTTGACCGGAAAACCAAAAAAATGGTGACCCATACAGCGGCTAAACGGGAGCAGTGGATGCGGCCGGCCGGCACAGGGGTTTTGCTGGAGGACCTGCCTTCGGCCAAAACCGGCATGCCGCCGCTGGATATGGAAGATGCGGCCGGCGTTTTTCTAAATTCCCTGTCCATTGAAAGCTTTTTTCAAGCCCCCCAGGATATAGAGTGGACCAGGGATCATCACAGCTTGGTTTTCCTGCAGGCGCGCCCGATTACGGCCGCTTCTGAAAAAGGGGCCGGAGATGACCGCGCCTGGTATCTCAGTCTTCGCCGAACCTATGATAATCTCAGGGCGCTTTGGACGAAAATTGAAACCGAACTGGTGCCGGGGATGATCGACGCCGCGGAGAAGCTTGCTGAGACAGATCTTGCCGCTTTTTCAACAGACGCCCTGGCAGAAGAGATTAAACGGCGAAAGGCCGTTTATGATAAATGGCATGCCGTCTACTGGGCGGATTTCATTCCGTTTGCCCATGGAATGCGGCTTTTTGGAGAAATTTATAATGATATTATCCAGCCGGAAGATCCCTATGAGTTTGTCAATATTTTGTCAGCCGGCGAATTGATGAGCCTGGACCGGAACCGGCATCTGGAAACCCTCTCAAATATGGTTCGAAGCAACCCGTCTTTGGCAGATGCCCTTAAAATTGGGGATGAGTCCTCTTTTCCCCGGGAGTTCGCAGAGGTCCTGGCTGATTTCAACCACCGCTTCGGCGATGTTTCCTGCGGGATGACCGACGCCTCGGGCTGTCAGCCGGATCCCGGCATGATGTACCGGCTGCTTTTAAATATGGCCGAAAAGCCGTCCGCGGAGCGACCTTCCGGGCCGTCCGCGTCGACCCCGGCGGAGCGGGCCTCCCAATTTGTGGCCCTGTTTCCGGGGGCCGGGTCGGTAAGCGCGCAGGATCTTCTGGATCTGGCCCGTGCCAGCTACCGGATGCGCGATGATGATAATATTTATCTGGGCCGGATCGAAGCCCGGCTATATGCGGCGGTCAATGAAGGAAAAGACCGGCTGGCGGGAGCCAGCGGCCCGACTGATAACCCCGGCACGCAGGCGCTGAAAGATGCCCTCAAAGAAGTGGCGACCCATGAAAAACCGGCTCAGGAGGTGTCCGCCGGGGCGGTCGAAGGGCATATTCGTCCCCGGCAGCTTCGGGGCCAGCCCGCCGGGCCGGGCTTTGCCCGCGGAACCGCCCGCGTGGTGCTGACCGTTGCGGATCTGGAAAACTTCAAGCCGGGGGATATAATGGTTTGCGATGCGGTTGAGCCGAACATGACATTTATTGTGCCGCTTGTCGGCGCAATTGTTGAACGGCGCGGGGGTATGCTGATTCATGGCGCGATTATCGCCCGGGAATACGGGCTGCCCTGTGTTACCGGCATTTCCGGGGCCACCCGGGTGATTCGGACCGGCGACCGCATAACCGTTGACGGGTATTTAGGGATTGTCACCATCATGTCCGGCGATTAA
- a CDS encoding pyridoxamine 5'-phosphate oxidase family protein, with the protein MRDDIKELIRKRRHCVLATATGNQPYCSLMAYAADRDCTRIYMATHRNTRKFSNLTENPMVSLLIDSRDSEAAQALTIEGECAQIQSDTEKEQIRELLLNAHPYLNDFVSQPDAAYICIHAKSLVFLNGLTGAYRETVA; encoded by the coding sequence ATGCGAGACGATATAAAGGAACTGATTCGAAAAAGACGCCACTGCGTGCTGGCCACGGCCACAGGCAACCAGCCTTACTGCTCGCTGATGGCCTATGCGGCAGATCGAGACTGCACCCGCATTTACATGGCAACCCATCGGAATACCCGCAAGTTCAGCAATCTAACCGAAAACCCCATGGTAAGCCTGCTGATCGACTCCCGGGATTCCGAGGCGGCCCAGGCCCTGACCATTGAAGGCGAATGTGCGCAAATCCAGTCAGATACCGAAAAAGAACAAATCCGGGAACTTTTGTTAAATGCCCACCCCTACCTCAATGATTTCGTGAGTCAGCCGGATGCGGCCTACATCTGCATTCATGCCAAATCATTGGTTTTTTTAAACGGGTTAACCGGCGCCTATCGCGAAACAGTGGCCTGA
- a CDS encoding DUF523 and DUF1722 domain-containing protein, which produces MENRVKLGISSCLLGENVRWNGGHKLDHFLRDTLGQYVEYVPVCPEVEAGFGIPRETLRLVGDIENPRLVKTKSQTDHTEQMLEYAKKRVKELEKENLCGFIFKKDSPSSGLERVKVYNEKGMPEKKGVGLFARAFTDHFPLIPVEEEGRLHDPLLRENFIEQIFTFKRWRDRVAEKPSIGKVVDFHSRNKLLIMAHSPEYGRSMGKLVAGAKQMGLDAFYREYEEQLIAALRLKPTVKKHINVLQHIMGYFKKQLTSDEKQELLEVFEQFTKGYVPLVVPMTLINHYVRKYEQPYLAIQTYLNPHPVELKLRTHT; this is translated from the coding sequence ATGGAAAATCGGGTTAAACTGGGCATCAGTTCCTGTCTGCTGGGGGAAAATGTCCGCTGGAACGGCGGCCACAAGCTGGATCATTTTCTCCGCGACACCCTCGGTCAATACGTGGAATACGTGCCGGTATGCCCGGAGGTTGAGGCCGGATTCGGTATTCCGCGGGAAACTCTCCGTTTAGTGGGCGATATTGAAAACCCCCGGCTGGTGAAAACCAAGTCGCAGACCGACCATACCGAGCAGATGCTTGAATATGCGAAAAAGCGGGTCAAAGAGCTGGAGAAGGAGAATTTGTGCGGATTTATTTTTAAAAAGGATTCGCCCAGCAGCGGATTGGAGAGGGTCAAGGTATACAATGAAAAGGGCATGCCCGAGAAAAAGGGCGTCGGGTTGTTTGCCCGGGCATTCACCGATCATTTTCCCCTGATCCCTGTTGAAGAAGAGGGCCGGCTTCACGACCCGCTCCTTCGGGAGAATTTTATCGAGCAGATTTTTACCTTTAAGCGGTGGCGGGACAGGGTGGCGGAAAAGCCGAGCATCGGGAAGGTGGTGGATTTTCATTCCCGGAACAAACTCCTGATCATGGCCCACAGTCCGGAATACGGTAGATCCATGGGAAAACTCGTGGCCGGCGCCAAGCAGATGGGCCTGGATGCCTTCTACCGAGAGTACGAGGAACAGTTGATAGCCGCGCTGCGCCTAAAACCGACGGTGAAAAAGCATATCAATGTGCTCCAGCATATTATGGGCTATTTTAAGAAGCAGCTCACCAGCGATGAAAAGCAGGAACTTCTGGAGGTATTCGAGCAGTTTACAAAAGGCTATGTGCCGCTGGTGGTGCCCATGACCCTGATCAATCATTATGTCCGCAAATACGAGCAGCCCTACCTTGCCATACAGACTTACCTGAATCCGCATCCGGTGGAACTGAAACTGCGGACGCATACGTGA
- a CDS encoding GatB/YqeY domain-containing protein, translated as MRIQEQIKQDLKQAMKDKDEEKKNTLRIIIGEFGRAEAKELSDDEVIKIVRKLIKSEQESLAQSGKSASDSRYIQILESYLPQMASDEEIRRWIAENLDFSNYKNKMQAMRDIMAHFGASADGNQVKQILQSIGY; from the coding sequence ATGCGCATTCAGGAGCAGATCAAACAGGATCTGAAACAGGCGATGAAGGATAAGGACGAGGAGAAGAAGAACACCCTGCGGATTATCATCGGTGAGTTCGGCCGGGCCGAAGCCAAGGAGTTATCCGATGACGAGGTGATAAAAATTGTCCGCAAACTGATCAAGTCCGAGCAGGAATCCCTGGCGCAGTCCGGCAAATCCGCATCGGATTCCCGATACATTCAAATCCTTGAATCCTATCTGCCGCAGATGGCCTCGGATGAAGAAATCCGCCGGTGGATTGCTGAAAATCTCGATTTCTCCAATTACAAAAACAAGATGCAGGCCATGCGCGACATCATGGCGCACTTCGGCGCCAGTGCAGACGGCAATCAGGTGAAGCAGATTCTTCAGAGTATCGGGTATTAG
- a CDS encoding HPF/RaiA family ribosome-associated protein gives MKQPLEITYRNVTKSDAIETLIHEKAAKLDRLHDSIISCRVSVEQPQEYQKSGNQFRVRIDLRLPPGKELVTRRESGKGEMHEGLRKVITDAFHAMERQLKKIKGKQEDHVKNNKPNNDNNEAELTGLVVRLFPEEGYGFIKTLEGREVYFHQNSVIHEDFDRLEIGTGVRLVQTEGEKGPQASTVQIVDKPGSRVSKKKKADMEVPEGWAP, from the coding sequence ATGAAGCAGCCTCTGGAAATTACCTACCGAAATGTCACCAAAAGCGATGCCATTGAAACCCTGATTCATGAAAAAGCCGCCAAGCTTGACCGGCTGCATGACAGCATCATCAGCTGCCGGGTATCGGTGGAACAACCCCAGGAATATCAAAAAAGCGGCAATCAGTTCCGGGTGCGCATTGACCTCCGGCTGCCGCCCGGCAAGGAATTGGTGACCCGCCGCGAATCCGGAAAAGGGGAAATGCACGAAGGGCTTCGCAAGGTGATTACCGATGCGTTTCATGCCATGGAACGTCAGCTTAAAAAGATCAAGGGCAAACAGGAAGATCATGTTAAGAATAACAAGCCGAATAATGATAATAACGAGGCGGAACTGACCGGGCTGGTGGTTCGGCTGTTTCCCGAGGAGGGTTACGGATTTATCAAGACACTGGAGGGCAGAGAAGTTTATTTTCACCAGAACAGTGTGATTCACGAGGATTTTGACAGACTGGAGATCGGCACGGGTGTTCGGCTGGTTCAGACCGAAGGGGAAAAAGGGCCCCAGGCCAGCACGGTCCAAATCGTGGATAAACCCGGCAGCCGGGTTTCCAAAAAGAAAAAGGCGGACATGGAGGTGCCCGAGGGCTGGGCGCCGTAA